One window of the Opisthocomus hoazin isolate bOpiHoa1 chromosome 12, bOpiHoa1.hap1, whole genome shotgun sequence genome contains the following:
- the AARS1 gene encoding alanine--tRNA ligase, cytoplasmic isoform X1 produces MGSGRTALRRGGAGAAARSEGAAAAETAPRPCRSLFCFLWTAVACSFKMEATLTASQIRQRFIDFFKENKHTYVHSSSTIPLDDPTLLFANAGMNQFKPIFLNTIDPSHPLAKLSRATNTQKCIRAGGKHNDLDDVGKDVYHHTFFEMLGSWSFGDYFKELACKLALDLLTKEFGIPAERLYVTYFGGNEASGLQPDLECKQIWLNLGLAEGRILPGSMKDNFWEMGDTGPCGPCSEIHYDRIGDRDASHLVNQDDPNVLEIWNLVFIQFNREADGTLKPLPKKSIDTGMGLERLVSVLQNKMSNYDTDLFLPYFEAIQKGTGARPYMGQVGAEDADGTDMAYRVLADHARTITLALSDGGRPDNTGRGYVLRRILRRAVRYSHEKLNAPKGFFATLVDVVVQSLGDAFPELKKDPDVVKDIINEEEDQFLKTLSRGRRILDRKIQSLGDSKTIPGDTAWLLYDTYGFPADLTGLIAEEKGLVVDMEGFEEERKNAQLKSQGKGAGGEDLLMLDIYAIEELRAQGLEVTDDSPKYNYASDQSGAYDFGSLVATVKAIRREKRFVEEVSTGQECGIVLDRTCFYAEQGGQIYDEGYMVKDDDGREDKTEFTVKNVQVRGGYVLHIGTLYGSLKVGDQVHLSIDEARRRPVMSNHTATHILNFALRSVLGEADQRGSLVAPDRLRFDFTAKGALSTQEIKEVEGITNQMIEEAKTVYAKDCPLAAAKAIQGLRAVFDETYPDPVRVVSIGIPVEELLADPSGPAGSVTSVEFCGGTHLQNSSHAGPFVIVSEEAIAKGIRRIVAVTGAEARKGEWDLDCQRWVVLMRPKVSVRLLSEQPWVVWVLRPAPHARDSLAMGGEGKLAGLCQLRQTLATAVIPQWQKDELREAVKALKKVMDDLDRASKADIQKRVLEKTKQVIESHPNQPLVIMEMENGASAKALNESLKLFKTHSPQTAAMLFAVDNEAGRITCLCQVPQETAAKGLKASQWVQEVSGLMDGKGGGKDVSAQATGKNVGCLREALQLASAFARLRLGDLKN; encoded by the exons ATGGGGAGCGGGCGCACGGCACtgcggcggggcggagcgggtgCTGCGGCGCGGAgcgagggggcggcggcggcggag ACCGCACCAAGGCCGTGCCGCtctcttttctgcttcctttggaCAGCTGTGGCTTGCAGCTTCAAGATGGAAGCGACGCTAACAGCTAGCCAGATCCGGCAGCGGTTTATTGACTTCTTCAAGGAGAACAAGCATACCTATGTGCACTCGTCTTCTACGATTCCCCTCGACGACCCCACGCTGCTCTTTGCCAATGCTGGTATGAATCAG tttAAACCCATCTTCCTCAATACGATTGACCCCTCGCACCCGCTCGCTAAGCTGAGCAGAGCCACCAACACGCAGAAGTGCATCCGAGCAGGGGGCAAGCACAATGACCTCGATGACGTCGGGAAAGATGTCTACCACCACACCTTCTTCGAGATGTTGGGGTCCTGGTCATTTGGGGATTATTTCAAG GAACTGGCTTGTAAATTGGCACTGGACCTTCTCACCAAGGAGTTCGGCATCCCTGCTGAAAGACTCTACGTCACTTACTTTGGTGGAAATGAGGCTTCAGGACTGCAACCAGACCTGGAGTGCAAGCAGATATGGTTGAATTTGGG GCTGGCTGAGGGCAGGATTCTGCCTGGCAGTATGAAGGACAACTTCTGGGAAATGGGAGACACAGGCCCCTGTGGCCCTTGCAGCGAGATCCACTATGACCGGATCGGGGACAGAGATGCTTCCCACCTGGTCAATCAGGATGACCCCAACGTCCTGGAGATCTGGAACCTGGTGTTCATACAGTTCAACAG GGAAGCTGATGGGACACTGAAACCTCTTCCTAAGAAAAGTATTGATACTGGGATGGGCCTGGAGAGGCTGGTCTCTGTGCTGCAGAACAAGATGTCCAACTATGACACCGACCTCTTCCTTCCTTACTTCGAAGCCATCCAGAAG GGCACGGGTGCCAGGCCGTACATGGGGCAGGTTGGTGCTGAGGATGCTGATGGTACAGACATGGCCTACCGCGTGCTGGCTGACCACGCGCGGACCATCACGCTGGCCCTTTCTGACGGGGGCAGACCTGACAACACTGGCAGAGG GTATGTGCTGAGGCGGATTCTCCGACGAGCTGTGCGCTACTCCCACGAGAAGCTAAATGCTCCCAAGGGTTTCTTTGCTACTCTGGTTGATGTGGTGGTGCAGTCACTG GGAGATGCCTTTCCTGAGCTGAAGAAGGACCCGGATGTGGTGAAGGACATTATCAATGAAGAAGAGGATCAGTTTCTGAAAACACTCAGCAGAGGACGTCGCATCCTGGACAGAAAGATCCAGAGCCTGGGAGACAGTAAAACCATCCCTG GTGATACTGCCTGGCTGCTGTATGACACCTACGGTTTTCCTGCGGATCTCACTGGGCTGATCGCAGAGGAGAAGGGCCTTGTTGTGGACATGGAGGGCTTTGAAGAAGAGCGGAAAAATGCACAG CTCAAATCCCAAGGGAAGGGTGCCGGAGGGGAGGACCTCCTCATGCTGGACATCTATGCCATCGAAGAGCTGAGGGCCCAAGGGCTGGAGGTGACCGACGACTCGCCAAAATACAACTATGCTTCAGATCAGAGTGGTGCCTATG ATTTTGGGAGCCTCGTGGCCACGGTGAAAGCCATCCGCAGGGAGAAGAGGTTTGTGGAGGAAGTATCCACTGGCCAGGAGTGTGGGATAGTGCTGGACCGGACCTGCTTCTACGCCGAGCAGGGTGGGCAGATCTATGACGAGGGCTACATGGTCAAGGACGACGACGGCAGGGAGGAT AAAACAGAATTCACGGTGAAGAACGTGCAGGTCCGAGGAGGCTACGTGCTTCACATAGGAACTCTCTATGGAAGCTTGAAAGTAGGAGATCAGGTCCACCTGTCTATCGATGAG GCCAGGCGGAGACCAGTCATGAGCAACCACACGGCCACCCACATCCTCAACTTTGCCCTGCGCTCCGTGCTGGGGGAGGCTGACCAGAGAGGGTCACTGGTTGCACCGGACAGGCTGCGGTTCGACTTCACAGCCAAGGGAGCCTTGTCTACCCAGGAGATCAAGGAAGTCGAAGGGATCACCAACCAGATGATTGAGGAGGCAAAG ACTGTGTACGCCAAGGACTGCCCTCTCGCCGCAGCCAAAGCTATCCAAGGGCTGCGGGCAGTTTTTGATGAGACCTACCCGGATCCTGTCCGTGTGGTCTCGATTGGCATCCCCgtggaggagctgctggctgaCCCCTCTGGCCCCGCAGGCTCTGTCACTTCTGTTGAGTTCTGCGGAGGGAC GCACTTGCAGAACTCCAGCCATGCTGGCCCCTTTGTGATTGTTTCGGAAGAAGCAATTGCTAAAGGCATCCGGAGGATAGTTGCAGTCACTGGGGCCGAAGCTCGGAAG GGTGAATGGGACCTTGATTGCCAGCGCTGGGTGGTTTTAATGAGGCCCAAGGTCAGCGTCCGGCTCCTGTCCGAACAGCCCTGGGTCGTGTGGGTGCTGCGGCCAGCACCTCATGCCCGAGACTCTCTGGCAATGGGAGGCGAGGGGAAGCTTGCTGGGCTCTGCCAGTTGAGGCAG ACACTGGCCACTGCTGTTATCCCACAGTGGCAGAAGGATGAACTGAGAGAGGCCGTTAAAGCACTGAAGAAAGTTATGGATGACCTGGACCGAGCAAGCAAAGCCGACATCCAGAAACGA GTGCTGGAGAAGACCAAGCAAGTCATTGAGAGTCACCCTAACCAGCCATTGGTCATCATGGAAATGGAAAATGGAGCCTCAGCAAAG GCCCTGAATGAATCTCTGAAGCTCTTCAAGACCCACTCACCCCAGACTGCTGCCATGCTCTTTGCCGTAGATAACGAAGCCGGCAGAATCACCTGCCTGTGTCAGGTACCCCAG GAGACTGCAGCCAAGGGCCTGAAGGCCAGCCAGTGGGTGCAGGAGGTGTCCGGCCTGATGGACGGCAAAGGCGGGGGGAAGGACGTCTCTGCGCAGGCCACCGGCAAGAACGTGGGCTGCCTGCGGGAGGCCCTGCAGCTGGCCAGCGCCTTCGCCCGCCTCCGCCTCGGCGACCTCAAGAACTga
- the LOC104328612 gene encoding LOW QUALITY PROTEIN: C-signal-like (The sequence of the model RefSeq protein was modified relative to this genomic sequence to represent the inferred CDS: deleted 2 bases in 2 codons), producing the protein MAALARSILVTGSSRGIGLELVTQLAASPRPPQHIFATCRDLEGPRGKALRELAAQHPSIKLVQLDVVNLASIRGAVRAVGSHLKDQGLNLLVNNAGVSLHTTLRSLDSQEMLSAFAINVVGPLLVAKEFLPLLEKAAKGAGKRGLSCSRAAVINVSTKLGSIGLCLGVPEAPMYPYRASKAAQNMVTRCLAAELRDQGILCAAIHPGWVKTDMGTEKAPLMAEHSVRGILTVLAGLSQDTSGAFLDWEGNSLPW; encoded by the exons ATGGCCGCGCTGGCTCGGAGCATCCTGGTGACGGGGTCCAGCCGCGGCATCGGGCTGGAGCTGGTGACGCAGCtcgccgccagcccccgg cccccccagcacATCTTTGCCACCTGCCGCGACCTTGAGGGTCCCAGAGGGAAG GCCCTGCGAGAATTAgctgcccagcaccccagcatcAAACTGGTCCAGCTAG ACGTGGTGAACTTGGCCAGCATCCGAGGGGCCGTGCGGGCTGTGGGGTCTCATCTGAAGGACCAAGGCTTGAACCTACTCGTCAACAATGCGGGTGTCAGCTTGCACACCACGCTGCGCTCCCTGGATTCGCAGGAGATGCTCTCCGCCTTCGCCATCAATGTGGTCGGGCCACTCCTGGTTGCCAAG GAGTTCCTGCCGCTGCTGGAGAAGGCGGCGAAGGGCGCGGGGAAGCgggggctgagctgcagcagggccGCGGTCATCAACGTCTCCACCAAACTGGGCTCCATCGGGCTGTGCCTcggggtgccggaggcccccatgTACCCGTACCGTGCCAGCAAG GCTGCCCAGAACATGGTGACCCGGtgcctggctgcagagctgcgagACCAGGGCATCTTGTGCGCGGCCATCCATCCTGGCTGGGTGAAGACCGACATGGGGACGGAGAAG GCACCCCTGATGGCAGAGCACAGCGTGCGG GGCATCCTGACCGTGTTGGCCGGCCTCTCGCAGGACACCTCCGGAGCCTTCCTCGACTGGGAAGGGAACAGCCTGCCCTGGTGA
- the LOC142362910 gene encoding C-signal-like, which yields MAGLHVRSALVTGANRGIGLGLVRHLLGLPNPPKWVFAACRDPEGQRAQELQNLASKHPNLVTIRLEVTDPASVKAAAARVGEQLGGSGLNLLINNAGIAKVNSLDTETLESMTQVYTTNTTGPMLLSQAFLPLLKKAAQGSPGSALSCNKAAIVNMSSSASSIKEVYFWDYAQAVSYRCSKAALNMLTKCQSLGYREDGVLCVALHPGWVQTDMGSSSGLTPPLTVDDSVRGMLKVLCSLSEKDTGTLLDWEGNVVPW from the exons ATGGCAGGGCTTCACGTCCGCTCCGCTCTGGTGACTGGGGCCAACCGGGGAATCGGCCTGGGGCTTGTCCGGCATCTCCTGGGGCTGCCAAACCCACCCAAGTGGGTCTTTGCGGCTTGCCGGGACCCCGAGGGACAGCGGGCGCAG GAGCTGCAGAATTTGGCCTCCAAGCACCCCAACCTGGTCACCATCCGGCTCG AGGTCACCGACCCCGCCAGCGTCAAGGCGGCTGCAGCCAGAGTCGGGGAGCAGCTGGGGGGCTCAGGGCTGAACCTCCTCATCAACAACGCTGGAATTGCCAAGGTGAATTCGCTTGATACGGAGACGCTGGAGAGCATGACCCAGGTCTACACCACCAACACGACTGGGCCCATGCTGCTGAGCCAG GCGTTCCTGCCCTTGCTGAagaaggctgcccaggggagcccAGGCTCAGCGCTGAGCTGCAACAAGGCAGCCATCGTCAACATGTCCAGCTCTGCGAGTTCCATTAAGGAAGTCTATTTTTGGGATTATGCGCAAGCTGTCTCGTACCGCTGCAGCAAG GCTGCCCTGAACATGCTGACCAAGTGCCAGTCCCTGGGGTACCGGGAGGACGGCGTCCTCTGCGTGGCTCTCCACCCCGGCTGGGTGCAAACCGACATGGGGAGCTCAAGCGGACTCACG ccccccttgACGGTTGACGACAGCGTGCGAGGGATGCTGAAGGTGCTCTGCTCCCTCTCCGAGAAGGACACCGGCACCCTCCTGGACTGGGAAGGGAATGTTGTGCCCTGGTGA
- the AARS1 gene encoding alanine--tRNA ligase, cytoplasmic isoform X2: MGSGRTALRRGGAGAAARSEGAAAAETAPRPCRSLFCFLWTAVACSFKMEATLTASQIRQRFIDFFKENKHTYVHSSSTIPLDDPTLLFANAGMNQFKPIFLNTIDPSHPLAKLSRATNTQKCIRAGGKHNDLDDVGKDVYHHTFFEMLGSWSFGDYFKELACKLALDLLTKEFGIPAERLYVTYFGGNEASGLQPDLECKQIWLNLGLAEGRILPGSMKDNFWEMGDTGPCGPCSEIHYDRIGDRDASHLVNQDDPNVLEIWNLVFIQFNREADGTLKPLPKKSIDTGMGLERLVSVLQNKMSNYDTDLFLPYFEAIQKGTGARPYMGQVGAEDADGTDMAYRVLADHARTITLALSDGGRPDNTGRGYVLRRILRRAVRYSHEKLNAPKGFFATLVDVVVQSLGDAFPELKKDPDVVKDIINEEEDQFLKTLSRGRRILDRKIQSLGDSKTIPGDTAWLLYDTYGFPADLTGLIAEEKGLVVDMEGFEEERKNAQLKSQGKGAGGEDLLMLDIYAIEELRAQGLEVTDDSPKYNYASDQSGAYDFGSLVATVKAIRREKRFVEEVSTGQECGIVLDRTCFYAEQGGQIYDEGYMVKDDDGREDKTEFTVKNVQVRGGYVLHIGTLYGSLKVGDQVHLSIDEARRRPVMSNHTATHILNFALRSVLGEADQRGSLVAPDRLRFDFTAKGALSTQEIKEVEGITNQMIEEAKTVYAKDCPLAAAKAIQGLRAVFDETYPDPVRVVSIGIPVEELLADPSGPAGSVTSVEFCGGTHLQNSSHAGPFVIVSEEAIAKGIRRIVAVTGAEARKALRKVGSLRKLLSALEAKVKVQTAPNKDVQKEIADLSETLATAVIPQWQKDELREAVKALKKVMDDLDRASKADIQKRVLEKTKQVIESHPNQPLVIMEMENGASAKALNESLKLFKTHSPQTAAMLFAVDNEAGRITCLCQVPQETAAKGLKASQWVQEVSGLMDGKGGGKDVSAQATGKNVGCLREALQLASAFARLRLGDLKN, translated from the exons ATGGGGAGCGGGCGCACGGCACtgcggcggggcggagcgggtgCTGCGGCGCGGAgcgagggggcggcggcggcggag ACCGCACCAAGGCCGTGCCGCtctcttttctgcttcctttggaCAGCTGTGGCTTGCAGCTTCAAGATGGAAGCGACGCTAACAGCTAGCCAGATCCGGCAGCGGTTTATTGACTTCTTCAAGGAGAACAAGCATACCTATGTGCACTCGTCTTCTACGATTCCCCTCGACGACCCCACGCTGCTCTTTGCCAATGCTGGTATGAATCAG tttAAACCCATCTTCCTCAATACGATTGACCCCTCGCACCCGCTCGCTAAGCTGAGCAGAGCCACCAACACGCAGAAGTGCATCCGAGCAGGGGGCAAGCACAATGACCTCGATGACGTCGGGAAAGATGTCTACCACCACACCTTCTTCGAGATGTTGGGGTCCTGGTCATTTGGGGATTATTTCAAG GAACTGGCTTGTAAATTGGCACTGGACCTTCTCACCAAGGAGTTCGGCATCCCTGCTGAAAGACTCTACGTCACTTACTTTGGTGGAAATGAGGCTTCAGGACTGCAACCAGACCTGGAGTGCAAGCAGATATGGTTGAATTTGGG GCTGGCTGAGGGCAGGATTCTGCCTGGCAGTATGAAGGACAACTTCTGGGAAATGGGAGACACAGGCCCCTGTGGCCCTTGCAGCGAGATCCACTATGACCGGATCGGGGACAGAGATGCTTCCCACCTGGTCAATCAGGATGACCCCAACGTCCTGGAGATCTGGAACCTGGTGTTCATACAGTTCAACAG GGAAGCTGATGGGACACTGAAACCTCTTCCTAAGAAAAGTATTGATACTGGGATGGGCCTGGAGAGGCTGGTCTCTGTGCTGCAGAACAAGATGTCCAACTATGACACCGACCTCTTCCTTCCTTACTTCGAAGCCATCCAGAAG GGCACGGGTGCCAGGCCGTACATGGGGCAGGTTGGTGCTGAGGATGCTGATGGTACAGACATGGCCTACCGCGTGCTGGCTGACCACGCGCGGACCATCACGCTGGCCCTTTCTGACGGGGGCAGACCTGACAACACTGGCAGAGG GTATGTGCTGAGGCGGATTCTCCGACGAGCTGTGCGCTACTCCCACGAGAAGCTAAATGCTCCCAAGGGTTTCTTTGCTACTCTGGTTGATGTGGTGGTGCAGTCACTG GGAGATGCCTTTCCTGAGCTGAAGAAGGACCCGGATGTGGTGAAGGACATTATCAATGAAGAAGAGGATCAGTTTCTGAAAACACTCAGCAGAGGACGTCGCATCCTGGACAGAAAGATCCAGAGCCTGGGAGACAGTAAAACCATCCCTG GTGATACTGCCTGGCTGCTGTATGACACCTACGGTTTTCCTGCGGATCTCACTGGGCTGATCGCAGAGGAGAAGGGCCTTGTTGTGGACATGGAGGGCTTTGAAGAAGAGCGGAAAAATGCACAG CTCAAATCCCAAGGGAAGGGTGCCGGAGGGGAGGACCTCCTCATGCTGGACATCTATGCCATCGAAGAGCTGAGGGCCCAAGGGCTGGAGGTGACCGACGACTCGCCAAAATACAACTATGCTTCAGATCAGAGTGGTGCCTATG ATTTTGGGAGCCTCGTGGCCACGGTGAAAGCCATCCGCAGGGAGAAGAGGTTTGTGGAGGAAGTATCCACTGGCCAGGAGTGTGGGATAGTGCTGGACCGGACCTGCTTCTACGCCGAGCAGGGTGGGCAGATCTATGACGAGGGCTACATGGTCAAGGACGACGACGGCAGGGAGGAT AAAACAGAATTCACGGTGAAGAACGTGCAGGTCCGAGGAGGCTACGTGCTTCACATAGGAACTCTCTATGGAAGCTTGAAAGTAGGAGATCAGGTCCACCTGTCTATCGATGAG GCCAGGCGGAGACCAGTCATGAGCAACCACACGGCCACCCACATCCTCAACTTTGCCCTGCGCTCCGTGCTGGGGGAGGCTGACCAGAGAGGGTCACTGGTTGCACCGGACAGGCTGCGGTTCGACTTCACAGCCAAGGGAGCCTTGTCTACCCAGGAGATCAAGGAAGTCGAAGGGATCACCAACCAGATGATTGAGGAGGCAAAG ACTGTGTACGCCAAGGACTGCCCTCTCGCCGCAGCCAAAGCTATCCAAGGGCTGCGGGCAGTTTTTGATGAGACCTACCCGGATCCTGTCCGTGTGGTCTCGATTGGCATCCCCgtggaggagctgctggctgaCCCCTCTGGCCCCGCAGGCTCTGTCACTTCTGTTGAGTTCTGCGGAGGGAC GCACTTGCAGAACTCCAGCCATGCTGGCCCCTTTGTGATTGTTTCGGAAGAAGCAATTGCTAAAGGCATCCGGAGGATAGTTGCAGTCACTGGGGCCGAAGCTCGGAAG GCCCTCAGGAAAGTCGGCAGCCTCAGGAAACTGCTGTCAGCCCTGGAGGCCAAGGTGAAGGTTCAGACGGCTCCCAACAAGGATGTGCAGAAGGAAATCGCAGATCTCAGCGAG ACACTGGCCACTGCTGTTATCCCACAGTGGCAGAAGGATGAACTGAGAGAGGCCGTTAAAGCACTGAAGAAAGTTATGGATGACCTGGACCGAGCAAGCAAAGCCGACATCCAGAAACGA GTGCTGGAGAAGACCAAGCAAGTCATTGAGAGTCACCCTAACCAGCCATTGGTCATCATGGAAATGGAAAATGGAGCCTCAGCAAAG GCCCTGAATGAATCTCTGAAGCTCTTCAAGACCCACTCACCCCAGACTGCTGCCATGCTCTTTGCCGTAGATAACGAAGCCGGCAGAATCACCTGCCTGTGTCAGGTACCCCAG GAGACTGCAGCCAAGGGCCTGAAGGCCAGCCAGTGGGTGCAGGAGGTGTCCGGCCTGATGGACGGCAAAGGCGGGGGGAAGGACGTCTCTGCGCAGGCCACCGGCAAGAACGTGGGCTGCCTGCGGGAGGCCCTGCAGCTGGCCAGCGCCTTCGCCCGCCTCCGCCTCGGCGACCTCAAGAACTga
- the AARS1 gene encoding alanine--tRNA ligase, cytoplasmic isoform X3 codes for MEATLTASQIRQRFIDFFKENKHTYVHSSSTIPLDDPTLLFANAGMNQFKPIFLNTIDPSHPLAKLSRATNTQKCIRAGGKHNDLDDVGKDVYHHTFFEMLGSWSFGDYFKELACKLALDLLTKEFGIPAERLYVTYFGGNEASGLQPDLECKQIWLNLGLAEGRILPGSMKDNFWEMGDTGPCGPCSEIHYDRIGDRDASHLVNQDDPNVLEIWNLVFIQFNREADGTLKPLPKKSIDTGMGLERLVSVLQNKMSNYDTDLFLPYFEAIQKGTGARPYMGQVGAEDADGTDMAYRVLADHARTITLALSDGGRPDNTGRGYVLRRILRRAVRYSHEKLNAPKGFFATLVDVVVQSLGDAFPELKKDPDVVKDIINEEEDQFLKTLSRGRRILDRKIQSLGDSKTIPGDTAWLLYDTYGFPADLTGLIAEEKGLVVDMEGFEEERKNAQLKSQGKGAGGEDLLMLDIYAIEELRAQGLEVTDDSPKYNYASDQSGAYDFGSLVATVKAIRREKRFVEEVSTGQECGIVLDRTCFYAEQGGQIYDEGYMVKDDDGREDKTEFTVKNVQVRGGYVLHIGTLYGSLKVGDQVHLSIDEARRRPVMSNHTATHILNFALRSVLGEADQRGSLVAPDRLRFDFTAKGALSTQEIKEVEGITNQMIEEAKTVYAKDCPLAAAKAIQGLRAVFDETYPDPVRVVSIGIPVEELLADPSGPAGSVTSVEFCGGTHLQNSSHAGPFVIVSEEAIAKGIRRIVAVTGAEARKGEWDLDCQRWVVLMRPKVSVRLLSEQPWVVWVLRPAPHARDSLAMGGEGKLAGLCQLRQTLATAVIPQWQKDELREAVKALKKVMDDLDRASKADIQKRVLEKTKQVIESHPNQPLVIMEMENGASAKALNESLKLFKTHSPQTAAMLFAVDNEAGRITCLCQVPQETAAKGLKASQWVQEVSGLMDGKGGGKDVSAQATGKNVGCLREALQLASAFARLRLGDLKN; via the exons ATGGAAGCGACGCTAACAGCTAGCCAGATCCGGCAGCGGTTTATTGACTTCTTCAAGGAGAACAAGCATACCTATGTGCACTCGTCTTCTACGATTCCCCTCGACGACCCCACGCTGCTCTTTGCCAATGCTGGTATGAATCAG tttAAACCCATCTTCCTCAATACGATTGACCCCTCGCACCCGCTCGCTAAGCTGAGCAGAGCCACCAACACGCAGAAGTGCATCCGAGCAGGGGGCAAGCACAATGACCTCGATGACGTCGGGAAAGATGTCTACCACCACACCTTCTTCGAGATGTTGGGGTCCTGGTCATTTGGGGATTATTTCAAG GAACTGGCTTGTAAATTGGCACTGGACCTTCTCACCAAGGAGTTCGGCATCCCTGCTGAAAGACTCTACGTCACTTACTTTGGTGGAAATGAGGCTTCAGGACTGCAACCAGACCTGGAGTGCAAGCAGATATGGTTGAATTTGGG GCTGGCTGAGGGCAGGATTCTGCCTGGCAGTATGAAGGACAACTTCTGGGAAATGGGAGACACAGGCCCCTGTGGCCCTTGCAGCGAGATCCACTATGACCGGATCGGGGACAGAGATGCTTCCCACCTGGTCAATCAGGATGACCCCAACGTCCTGGAGATCTGGAACCTGGTGTTCATACAGTTCAACAG GGAAGCTGATGGGACACTGAAACCTCTTCCTAAGAAAAGTATTGATACTGGGATGGGCCTGGAGAGGCTGGTCTCTGTGCTGCAGAACAAGATGTCCAACTATGACACCGACCTCTTCCTTCCTTACTTCGAAGCCATCCAGAAG GGCACGGGTGCCAGGCCGTACATGGGGCAGGTTGGTGCTGAGGATGCTGATGGTACAGACATGGCCTACCGCGTGCTGGCTGACCACGCGCGGACCATCACGCTGGCCCTTTCTGACGGGGGCAGACCTGACAACACTGGCAGAGG GTATGTGCTGAGGCGGATTCTCCGACGAGCTGTGCGCTACTCCCACGAGAAGCTAAATGCTCCCAAGGGTTTCTTTGCTACTCTGGTTGATGTGGTGGTGCAGTCACTG GGAGATGCCTTTCCTGAGCTGAAGAAGGACCCGGATGTGGTGAAGGACATTATCAATGAAGAAGAGGATCAGTTTCTGAAAACACTCAGCAGAGGACGTCGCATCCTGGACAGAAAGATCCAGAGCCTGGGAGACAGTAAAACCATCCCTG GTGATACTGCCTGGCTGCTGTATGACACCTACGGTTTTCCTGCGGATCTCACTGGGCTGATCGCAGAGGAGAAGGGCCTTGTTGTGGACATGGAGGGCTTTGAAGAAGAGCGGAAAAATGCACAG CTCAAATCCCAAGGGAAGGGTGCCGGAGGGGAGGACCTCCTCATGCTGGACATCTATGCCATCGAAGAGCTGAGGGCCCAAGGGCTGGAGGTGACCGACGACTCGCCAAAATACAACTATGCTTCAGATCAGAGTGGTGCCTATG ATTTTGGGAGCCTCGTGGCCACGGTGAAAGCCATCCGCAGGGAGAAGAGGTTTGTGGAGGAAGTATCCACTGGCCAGGAGTGTGGGATAGTGCTGGACCGGACCTGCTTCTACGCCGAGCAGGGTGGGCAGATCTATGACGAGGGCTACATGGTCAAGGACGACGACGGCAGGGAGGAT AAAACAGAATTCACGGTGAAGAACGTGCAGGTCCGAGGAGGCTACGTGCTTCACATAGGAACTCTCTATGGAAGCTTGAAAGTAGGAGATCAGGTCCACCTGTCTATCGATGAG GCCAGGCGGAGACCAGTCATGAGCAACCACACGGCCACCCACATCCTCAACTTTGCCCTGCGCTCCGTGCTGGGGGAGGCTGACCAGAGAGGGTCACTGGTTGCACCGGACAGGCTGCGGTTCGACTTCACAGCCAAGGGAGCCTTGTCTACCCAGGAGATCAAGGAAGTCGAAGGGATCACCAACCAGATGATTGAGGAGGCAAAG ACTGTGTACGCCAAGGACTGCCCTCTCGCCGCAGCCAAAGCTATCCAAGGGCTGCGGGCAGTTTTTGATGAGACCTACCCGGATCCTGTCCGTGTGGTCTCGATTGGCATCCCCgtggaggagctgctggctgaCCCCTCTGGCCCCGCAGGCTCTGTCACTTCTGTTGAGTTCTGCGGAGGGAC GCACTTGCAGAACTCCAGCCATGCTGGCCCCTTTGTGATTGTTTCGGAAGAAGCAATTGCTAAAGGCATCCGGAGGATAGTTGCAGTCACTGGGGCCGAAGCTCGGAAG GGTGAATGGGACCTTGATTGCCAGCGCTGGGTGGTTTTAATGAGGCCCAAGGTCAGCGTCCGGCTCCTGTCCGAACAGCCCTGGGTCGTGTGGGTGCTGCGGCCAGCACCTCATGCCCGAGACTCTCTGGCAATGGGAGGCGAGGGGAAGCTTGCTGGGCTCTGCCAGTTGAGGCAG ACACTGGCCACTGCTGTTATCCCACAGTGGCAGAAGGATGAACTGAGAGAGGCCGTTAAAGCACTGAAGAAAGTTATGGATGACCTGGACCGAGCAAGCAAAGCCGACATCCAGAAACGA GTGCTGGAGAAGACCAAGCAAGTCATTGAGAGTCACCCTAACCAGCCATTGGTCATCATGGAAATGGAAAATGGAGCCTCAGCAAAG GCCCTGAATGAATCTCTGAAGCTCTTCAAGACCCACTCACCCCAGACTGCTGCCATGCTCTTTGCCGTAGATAACGAAGCCGGCAGAATCACCTGCCTGTGTCAGGTACCCCAG GAGACTGCAGCCAAGGGCCTGAAGGCCAGCCAGTGGGTGCAGGAGGTGTCCGGCCTGATGGACGGCAAAGGCGGGGGGAAGGACGTCTCTGCGCAGGCCACCGGCAAGAACGTGGGCTGCCTGCGGGAGGCCCTGCAGCTGGCCAGCGCCTTCGCCCGCCTCCGCCTCGGCGACCTCAAGAACTga